In Nerophis ophidion isolate RoL-2023_Sa linkage group LG12, RoL_Noph_v1.0, whole genome shotgun sequence, a single window of DNA contains:
- the epx gene encoding LOW QUALITY PROTEIN: eosinophil peroxidase (The sequence of the model RefSeq protein was modified relative to this genomic sequence to represent the inferred CDS: inserted 1 base in 1 codon) codes for MDTTRLQSFVLLKLPESFNVFLQVTLLLLLSLPEHAPSDTSACVGSAFMEGALQRARELTDAAYAHTSERMAKSLSDGGLRPTDMLAHFKQTASGTRTQIRAAELLDNTVELIREMVYTHTMTQPSTHDLLSEAEVETLLKATGCLDQLQKPNCPTGCLSERYRSITAECNNRQHPRWGSANIPYSRWLPPEYEDTWGAPKGWDPHHTYHNFSLPPVRLVSQEVLFTHNDNISLDSTLSHLLVEWGQWIDHDLVLTPQSASTAAFRTGEDCTRTCSRETPCFPIQVFYRHSFLNSSCIERANYLNMKLLLXIPQSDPRHGTQSCMPFFRSAPTCVDNVLLHHRREQLNAITSFVDASMVYGSSDSQAAALRDHSSPLGSMACNSQHSDGELAYMPFLPRQQAHLDPCGPRERSMPRRNNTFCFRAGDSRANEHLGMVVLHTLFLREHNRLVKELHRLNPHWSPNTLYQEARKIVGAIHQILTWEHYLPRVLGEKAISMHMPPFEGYDPNVDPSIANVFATAAFRFAHVTVQPVVSRLGPGYTSNSQHPSLPLHHSLFASWRVVQEGGIDPVLRGLLLSPAKLQTPDQMMVEELTEHLFQAQGGMSLDLGALNLQRGRDHGLPGYSSWRKFCDLSVPNTTSELADILGNSALAHKFQQLYGTPHNIDVWVGAISEPALPGGRVGPLLSCLLARQFATLRDGDRFWWEKEGVFTSSQRTHLHAISLSRIICDNSHISNVPKDPFSRTDSPDAMQACSSPFIPHLDLSPWKEPHSDPKCGPIPRIQRGYSLLCESVIIYECQFGFKLQGSPSISCDSHSLQWSPSPPTCQDINECEQQIPVCPQNTECLNLPGSFFCSELSPTSDVSVVTAAIVVICCVAGLLIIISCFRRYLPSKEDIVCAGCCQGKS; via the exons ATGGACACCACTCGTTTGCAGAGTTTTGTTTTGCTAAAACTGCCAGAGTCTTTCAATGTCTTCTTGCAGGTGACCTTGCTCCTGCTCTTGTCCCTTCCTGAGCATGCACCATCTGACACCTCCG CGTGTGTGGGCTCCGCATTTATGGAGGGGGCTCTTCAAAGGGCCAGGGAGCTGACTGATGCTGCCTATGCTCACACAAGCGAAAG GATGGCAAAGTCTCTGTCTGATGGCGGTCTGAGACCGACTGATATGCTGGCTCACTTCAAACAGACAGCGAGCGGAACCAGAACTCAGATTCGGGCTGCAGAGCTGCTCGACAACACGGTGGAGCTGATCAGAGAAATGGTCTACACTCACACCATGACTCAGCCCAGCACTCACG ATCTGCTAAGTGAAGCAGAAGTCGAGACTCTACTGAAGGCCACTGGTTGTTTGGATCAGCTGCAAAAACCCAACTGTCCTACTGGATGTCTGTCTGAACGCTACAGGTCCATTACTGCAGAATGCAACAACAG ACAGCATCCCAGATGGGGCTCTGCAAACATTCCATATTCTCGCTGGCTACCTCCAGAGTATGAAGACACGTGGGGGGCGCCAAAAGGCTGGGACCCACACCACACCTACCACAACTTCAGCCTGCCTCCA GTCCGTCTAGTGTCGCAGGAGGTTTTGTTCACTCACAACGACAACATCTCACTGGACTCCACTCTGTCCCACCTGCTGGTCGAGTGGGGCCAGTGGATAGACCACGACTTGGTGCTGACCCCACAGAGTGCTAGCACGGCGGCTTTCCGTACCGGAGAAGACTGCACTCGCACTTGTAGCCGAGAAACACCGTGCTTTCCCATTCAGGTGTTTTATCGtcattcttttttaaacagttctTGTATTGAGAGAGCAAATTATCTTAACATGAAGCTTCTAC AGATCCCACAGTCTGATCCCAGACATGGCACCCAGAGTTGCATGCCTTTCTTCCGCTCTGCTCCAACCTGCGTGGATAACGTTCTACTCCATCATCGGCGTGAGCAGCTCAACGCCATCACCTCCTTTGTGGACGCCAGTATGGTGTACGGCAGCTCCGACAGCCAGGCTGCGGCGCTGCGTGACCACTCCTCACCTCTCGGCTCCATGGCCTGCAACTCGCAGCACTCGGATGGGGAGTTGGCGTACATGCCCTTCCTGCCACGCCAACAGGCTCACTTGGACCCTTGCGGTCCTCGAGAGCGGTCTATGCCTCGACGCAACAACACATTTTGCTTCCGAGCCG GTGATTCTAGAGCCAATGAGCACCTGGGCATGGTTGTCCTGCACACACTCTTCCTACGTGAACACAACAGGCTGGTCAAAGAGCTTCACAGACTCAACCCCCACTGGAGTCCCAACACGCTCTACCAAGAAGCCCGAAAGATAGTAGGAGCGATCCATCAG ATCTTAACATGGGAGCACTACCTGCCACGAGTCCTCGGAGAGAAGGCCATTTCAATGCACATGCCTCCCTTTGAGGGTTATGACCCTAACGTAGATCCCAGCATCGCCAACGTCTTTGCCACTGCTGCTTTTCGCTTTGCTCACGTTACTGTGCAGCCAGTTGTGTCCAGACTGGGGCCAGGGTATACCTCTAACTCCCAGCATCCCTCACTTCCACTGCATCATTCTCTGTTCGCCTCGTGGAGGGTTGTCCAGGAGG GTGGTATAGACCCTGTGCTACGTGGCCTCTTGTTGTCTCCTGCAAAGCTACAGACACCAGATCAGATGATGGTGGAGGAGCTAACTGAGCATCTATTTCAAGCTCAAGGAGGGATGTCTCTGGACCTTGGGGCCCTCAACCTTCAGAGAGGCCGGGACCACGGCCTACCAG GCTACAGTTCATGGCGGAAGTTCTGCGATCTCTCTGTTCCCAATACAACATCTGAGCTTGCAGATATTCTCGGCAACTCGGCTTTAGCACACAAGTTCCAGCAACTGTACGGGACTCCACACAACATTGATGTGTGGGTGGGGGCCATCTCTGAACCTGCGCTACCCGGAGGCAGAGTGGGACCACTGTTGTCTTGTCTCCTGGCCAGACAGTTCGCCACCCTTAGAGATGGAGACAG GTTTTGGTGGGAGAAGGAGGGAGTATTCACCAGTTCACAGAGGACACACCTCCACGCCATCTCTCTATCTCGAATCATTTGTGACAACAGCCACATCAGCAACGTGCCCAAAGACCCCTTCTCACGCACAGACAGCCCTGATGCCATGCAGGCCTGCTCCAGCCCTTTCATCCCCCACCTCGACCTCAGCCCATGGAAAGAACCACACTCAG ATCCAAAGTGTGGTCCTATACCAAGAATTCAGAGGGGCTACTCTTTACTGTGTGAATCTGTAATCATCTACGAGTGTCAGTTTGGCTTCAAGCTGCAAGGTTCTCCATCAATCAGCTGTGACAGTCACAGTCTGCAGTGGAGCCCATCACCTCCAACATGCCAAG